The region CATTGTCCATGGTCCCAGCGCTGTGCGAAGGATCGATAGCGACTGGAGCCCAAGAATGGGCTTGTATTGTTTCCGCCCAATGATTATTGGGCGAGAAACGCCACATGCTCTGTGGATCTTGATTTCGTAAACCGCGAAGACAGAGAATAAGCTTTTGATTACCCGCACGTAGGCTTTTTCTGTTATCAAGGCGTCCATTTCGAAGCCACTTCTGTTCCCCGGCAAGGACCCATTCGGCTCGCGCAAAGAGGTCATCAACTTTCTCATCGTCGAGACCATGCTTAAGCATCACAGGAAACTGATGTTGATTTCCGAGAGCTCGAAGGAGGAGGAGGTTTGAGGTTCGAGCACCAACCCAAAGGACAACTGTGCCTTTGTAGCCAACCATTTTCACAGTGTCCTCGACCATTTTGATTTGGTGGGATTCGATGACTTCGGTAAAAACGGCCTCCATACGGGTATCCTTCGCCGCCTTGAGAAGCCAGTAGAGGGCTTGCTCCCCAAACCCGGGGAAAGAATAAGGGTTTGAGCGAGGCTTCCAACAGCCACCTCGGATTGCTTTTACTCCGCAATCAGCAAGTTTTTTTGCAATTTTTCCGACAGAAATATCAACCGTGCATGGCCCTATAACCGGAAGACAGGGTAAGCCGGCGCCAATAGTTATTGAGCCCAATCTGATCTGGTTATAGTCGCCGTGTTTTGATCTGACTGTCACTTGAGGAGGCGTGACACGACGCACCGTATCGACACCTAACATTCTGAAGATGTGTTCCGCTACAGAACAAGTCCGGGCGGATCCGTCCTTGAGTAGAACTTCAGTCACGGTAAACCGTTTACCTCTCGCTTCTTTGACTTCCGGGTTCAGCTCGTACATTTTTGCTTTCTCGACGACAGCTCTTACTTCAGAGCTTCGAGCCGAGATTCCCGCTGACATTTGAATTATCATAGCTTTGTCCTCTTTCGATTGTTGAGTTGTGAGACTAACGAAAAGTTGCGAACTTCCCGAAAACGGTTTACTCAAATGGTGTTCGAGCAAGCCGTTTCCGGGAAAATTTTCAAAGACCTAATTTTTGCGACCCATTTAAAAATTGGTAAACAAAAACGAGCTCATCAAGAGCTCGTTTTTGATATTGTTTAGGAGTAAAGTGGTCTTCTTAACAATCGCAAAGATGAGCTCTCGAAATTGAGCTGGTAAAAAAGAAATAGAAGAATGACCACGCTTTATTTATCATGATGAGTATCATATAGATTACTTTTTTCTTGTCAACCACGAAAGCAGAGTGTAACGTGTAGCGTGTAACTTGCAACATCTGAAAAGATATTTCTTTTTCTTACGTTACACGCTACACGTTTTGCGTTACACTTCCGTGCGGAGCACCTCTTTGTAAAGTTCGATTACTCGCTTCGCCTCGCGTTCGGAAATTAAAAAGTTGGCTCCCTCATGGGCAATTAGATTTCGGATTTTGTGCGCCTCCCACGCTTTGTCCAAATCAGGAAAATCGCCTTTGTTCAAATTTTTTAATTTCTCTCCAAGCGTCTGTCCGAGGAATCCTTTTTTCTCCAACGTCTCCTCAAGAATGATATCGGCTTCGAGAATGGCCAGACGCCAATCGCTCGGATTGTCGGAAGAAAGATGTTCTGTAACACGAGTCCATTTTTGATTTTCCGCCTTTCCATGCGCGGGAGCCAGAGCAGATTCTTCTTTCTTATACAGATGCCTCTCTTCCTTGTTGAGGGCGGTGAGCTTCATAAGGACGTACACAATTCCGATAAGGAGGAGGAGCGCAAGGTACGTGCCGAAAAATTGAAGCACAAAAAGAACGCTCGCCAAAAACCTACCGAAAGCATTTTCATGGAGAAAAGTGATAAACCATTCCCTCATGTTGGGAAGTATGGCACCCACTCCCCCCTCGCCCCCCAAGCGGTAAAGTATGAGGGCGATTACTACGAGAAATGCGACAATACCCGCGATTCTCTCCCCCGCATTTTTCATGCTCGGCGCCCCGCTCGTTGTTTCTTTTGATTTTTTTTCGTCAGCCATAGTATTTAATAAATCCGAAATTCGAAGCACGAAATTCGAAAAAAGAAATAGAGAATAATAAAGACTTTATTTATCACCTAACGGTGTAATTCTTTGTTGTATACGTCCCCTCATCACCAAACCAATCATCAACCCAGTGTACCCTGCTGTCTGTTTCGAACAGCGAAATATCTTTAATTTTATACACCCCATTAGACATCTTATCCCCATTATCCCTGGAATCTAGCATAAGGGACACACGTTGAGCACCAACCATAAGACTAAACTGGCCAGACCTTCCAATCTCTTGACCGTTGGGACACACAAAAGTAGCGGATACAATGTAGCCTCCTGCTTTTTTGGCATCTAACCAAAAACCGACATTTATAATATCAGCTTTCCCATTACCTGTGATGTCTATTGATTCATCGTCAAGCTTAATAAACTGTGCATCACCTGATGAAATAGTGATATAAGTAGACTCTTGGACAGAAATAGATTTGTGGGTAATTTCTTTTCCATGTATATCTTTTCCAGTAACAGTGTAATACACATGATAATCAGCAGGTTTTAAATCAGTGATTGGCATTGCAAAGTATTTTCCATCATGTGCCGGACCATACCCATTAATATTATCGTCTGTAAGAATTGTGTTCATTACAACTTCACCAGTATCATCATTTTTTACCTGGGCCTCTACATGCAAATCAGGAATTAATGTTATCTTTTGGTCCGATAATAATTCTCCTACCCCAATCGACAAAATGATCTCCAAGCCCTCATGGGTCTTGATATATTCCGGTTGGGAAATTATGACAACATTCATATTTCCATAAGAGGCTGAAGGAGACTGGGGAACATCATCCTTGCCCTGATTGCTTATATTGTTGGTTTGTAGATCTGAAGAAATTTTACCAGTGGGATTGTCTATCGTATTATCGGCACTGACAGAGGAGGTGGCTGAAATAAATGGGGACGATGTCGCATTATTTACCGAATTATCACTCTCAATGACAGCCGGAGACGAAAGAGGTTGCTCAGATAAATTTGTCGACTGTATTGGGAGAAAGTAATAGTAAGTTCCGACACCAACAGCACCAACTATTAGTAGAATAACAACCACTGACAATATAGGAAGTAAGTTGGAATGACTAGATTTTTTATGACCTTGTATAACATTAAATACTTCGTTGGCGTCTGACTCTGACCAGCCCCCGCCCTGAATAAGATTTTGTTTGATAGCATCATTATTCAAGCCCTTTGAGAGTTCACTGCGAACATATGAGAGCATTTCATTTGTAATCATACATATTAAATATAGCTTATAAGACTGGTTTTACAAACTAATAATTTTAACAAAAATATCCTGCGAGCCGTCAAAGAGGGAGTGGTAACAGGATATGGAGTCAAAGTAATAATAGAGAAAATAAAGAGTTTTTTCTTAATTTTTATTGTTTTGAATTTTTAATTTTTTTCGGATTTCGGATTTCGTGCTTCGAATTTTTTTCCTATTTCAAACAACAAATCTTCTCGTTGGTGCGGAGCCATAATCTGAAAACCGAGTGGAAGCTCTTTTCCATCGCGTTTTGCAAAGCCCGAAGGTAGCGATATCGCAGGAATTCCGGCCATGTTTGCGGTTACGGTAAAAATATCAGAAAGATACATGGAGAGCGGATCTGTGGATTTTTCTCCAATTTTGAAAGCGGGAGTTGGAGATGTCGGAGTGGCAATAACGTCAACCCCTTCGAAAGCATTTTTAAAATCGTGCTTAATAAGCCCCGTTACGCTATGAGCCCTGTTGTAATATGCGTCATAATATCCGGAAGAAAGAATGTAGTTGCCGAGCATGATCCTTCTTCGAACTTCCGGTCCAAAGCCAAAACTTCGCGTGTTCAGATAATCTCCCAAAAGATTTTCTCCGTTTTTTTTCATACCGTATTTGACGCCGTCAAAACGAGCTAAGTTTGAAGAGCTCTCCGCCGGCATGATGATGTAGTAGACTGCAAGGGAATATTTAATATTGGGCAATGTGATTTCTTTCACTTTGTACCCAAGAGCTTGAAGTTTTTTTATCGAGTCCTCGAAATTTCTTAGAACATCTGCGTCTATTCCCTCTTTCATAAAGTGGTATGGAACTCCGACAGTGAGGTTCTTAGGTGAAAGGTGTGAGGTGTTAGGAAGAGGGTCAAAAGAGGTGCTGTCCATTGAATCTTTACCCTTTATCGCGTTAAATAGTATTTCAACATCTTCGACAGTTTTCCCAATGGGACCGATTTGATCAAGCGAAGACCCCATGGCAATTAATCCGTATCGAGAAACAGCTCCATAGGTGGGCTTCAAACCAACTACTCCGCAAAAACTCGCCGGTTGGCGAACCGAACCTCCCGTATCCGACCCCAAGGAAGCAAGCGCGCCATCCATGGCAACTGCCGCGGCCGAGCCTCCCGAAGACCCGCCTGCAACGCGCGTAAAATCAAGAGGGTTTTTTGTAACTCCGTAAGCAGAATTTTCCGTGGAACTTCCCATCGCAAACTCATCCATATTGGTGCGTCCCAAGAAAACCGCGCCTTCTTTTTTAAGTTTTGAAATCGCCGTTGCGTCATAGGGTGCAACAAAGCCTTCTAAAATTTTGGATGCCGCCCCTGCACGATGGCCTTGCATTAAGATATTATCTTTGAGAGCAAGTGGAATACCGGTGAGTACAGTTGCATTTTTTGATTTCAGCTTTTCGTCTGCAAATTTTGCTTGTGAAAGCACATCATCAAACACTTCGAGATAGGCGTTCACGTCTTTGTTTTGACTTTCAATTGAAGCGAGATATGAGCTAGCCAATTCTACGGCAGAAAAATCACCTTTCGTGAGATGTTCATGAGCTTTTGCAATTGTGAGGTTTGTTAAATTAATCATGAACAGTTCACTGAACTGACTCGGAATAAAGACTCGAAACTGTCACGGAATTTCTCCGATTCTGTTCCGTGCTCTTTGTCCGTGCGGTTCGGTGTCATAAAATCTTCTTCACCTTCAAATACTGCCCTTCCCTCTCCGGCATATTGGAAAGTATGACTTCTGTAAAAATTCCGCTCTGATGAGGCCCGCTATCCTCTCGAAATACGTTGTGAACTCCAAGAACTACCTTCTCTTTTTTTACACTTGAAGTAACTTCCTTTATTTCTCCCACATACGACAAAATAGAGTCAATTTCTTTTTGAAAGCGACTTTTCTCTTCTGAATTAAGCTCAATCCTGGACAGAGCGGCTAGTTTATCTATGTCTTCACCGGTTATCATAATAATGTTTATAATACCACCTTTCTAAGGTTTTTTCATTTCCTGTGACGGCCTAGCCACTACAGCCTTACCGAATCAGATCAAGAAATTCCTGCTCGTTGACAATCTTCACCCCGAGTGCGCGGGCTTTTTCCAATTTGCTTCCCGAGCTCTCGCCCGACACCACATAGGTGGTTTTCGCCGACACGGAACCCGACACCTCTCCTCCTCTGCTTCGAATTCGCTCTTTCGCTTCATCTCTGCCCAACGTGGAAAGCGCGCCAGTAAGAACAAATATTTTTCCAGATAATTTTTTTGAGTCAGCTGTTTCATTTTTCACCCTTTCAATTTTCACCTGCCTTACGAGCTTCCGGACAAGCTCGCGGTTTTTTTTCTCGGAAAACCAGAAAACAATAGAGTTCGCGACGATGGGTCCCACCCCTTCTATGGCTTGAAGTTCCTCTATTTCGGCATTTTGGATAGCTTCCACAGTTTTGAAATGCGAAGCAAGGTCATGAGCCGTCTCTTCGCCGACCTGTGGAATAGAGAGTGAAATAACAAAACGAGGTAGAGTAGTCTTCCGAGCACTCTCAATGGAATCGAAAATATTATCTATAGACTTTTCCCCAAAACGCGGGAGGTTGGCAAAATCACCTTTTTTGAGCTCAAAAATATCGGAGGCCGAAGAGATAAGATTATTGTCCAAAAGAACGTCTATAATTTTCGGCCCCAGACCGTCCATGTTGAAAGCTTTCTTCGAAATAAAATAATAGAGCTTTCGTTTTTGTTGAGCCAAC is a window of Candidatus Taylorbacteria bacterium DNA encoding:
- the gatA gene encoding Asp-tRNA(Asn)/Glu-tRNA(Gln) amidotransferase subunit GatA, which produces MINLTNLTIAKAHEHLTKGDFSAVELASSYLASIESQNKDVNAYLEVFDDVLSQAKFADEKLKSKNATVLTGIPLALKDNILMQGHRAGAASKILEGFVAPYDATAISKLKKEGAVFLGRTNMDEFAMGSSTENSAYGVTKNPLDFTRVAGGSSGGSAAAVAMDGALASLGSDTGGSVRQPASFCGVVGLKPTYGAVSRYGLIAMGSSLDQIGPIGKTVEDVEILFNAIKGKDSMDSTSFDPLPNTSHLSPKNLTVGVPYHFMKEGIDADVLRNFEDSIKKLQALGYKVKEITLPNIKYSLAVYYIIMPAESSSNLARFDGVKYGMKKNGENLLGDYLNTRSFGFGPEVRRRIMLGNYILSSGYYDAYYNRAHSVTGLIKHDFKNAFEGVDVIATPTSPTPAFKIGEKSTDPLSMYLSDIFTVTANMAGIPAISLPSGFAKRDGKELPLGFQIMAPHQREDLLFEIGKKFEARNPKSEKN
- the gatC gene encoding Asp-tRNA(Asn)/Glu-tRNA(Gln) amidotransferase subunit GatC — its product is MITGEDIDKLAALSRIELNSEEKSRFQKEIDSILSYVGEIKEVTSSVKKEKVVLGVHNVFREDSGPHQSGIFTEVILSNMPEREGQYLKVKKIL